A region of Mycolicibacterium brumae DNA encodes the following proteins:
- a CDS encoding VOC family protein: MIDHIGINCGDWPAAQVFYDRVLGVLGYTRQLDHGIAVGYGRDGHPSFWIADMSAGDASGPNREVHLAFQAADTTAVDAFYAAAIELGATSLHAPRRWPEYHPGYYGAFVRDLDGNNVEAVFHGAGA; this comes from the coding sequence ATGATCGACCACATCGGCATCAACTGCGGCGACTGGCCCGCTGCGCAGGTGTTCTACGACCGGGTGCTCGGCGTGCTCGGGTACACCCGACAGCTGGATCACGGCATCGCGGTCGGGTACGGCCGCGACGGGCACCCCAGCTTCTGGATCGCCGATATGTCCGCCGGCGACGCGTCGGGCCCCAACCGGGAGGTGCACCTCGCTTTCCAGGCCGCCGACACTACGGCCGTCGACGCGTTCTACGCCGCCGCGATCGAATTGGGGGCCACCTCCTTGCACGCCCCCCGCCGCTGGCCGGAGTACCACCCGGGGTACTACGGGGCCTTCGTCCGCGACCTCGACGGCAATAACGTCGAGGCGGTCTTCCACGGCGCCGGAGCCTGA
- a CDS encoding pyridoxamine 5'-phosphate oxidase family protein, producing MSSVDLDRLTAALPDFDQAFLVTVGDDGRPHVVEVDPMFTAGAFDVGAVGGHTAANLADRPNVTLLWPAREPGGYALMVDGLAQANPASTVVVPTKALLHRRGADGSPDCVIFRT from the coding sequence ATGAGCTCCGTCGACCTGGACCGCCTGACCGCAGCCCTGCCCGACTTCGACCAGGCCTTTCTGGTCACCGTCGGCGACGACGGCCGCCCACACGTGGTGGAGGTGGATCCGATGTTCACCGCCGGGGCCTTCGACGTCGGCGCTGTCGGTGGGCATACCGCGGCGAATCTGGCCGACCGCCCGAACGTCACCCTGCTGTGGCCGGCCCGGGAACCCGGCGGCTACGCGCTGATGGTCGACGGGCTGGCCCAGGCCAATCCCGCGTCGACGGTGGTGGTCCCCACCAAAGCGCTGTTGCACCGGCGCGGCGCCGACGGCTCCCCGGACTGCGTCATCTTCAGGACCTGA
- the groL gene encoding chaperonin GroEL (60 kDa chaperone family; promotes refolding of misfolded polypeptides especially under stressful conditions; forms two stacked rings of heptamers to form a barrel-shaped 14mer; ends can be capped by GroES; misfolded proteins enter the barrel where they are refolded when GroES binds), which translates to MAKTIAYDEEARRGLERGLNALADAVKVTLGPKGRNVVLEKKWGAPTITNDGVSIAKEIDLEDPYEKIGAELVKEVAKKTDDVAGDGTTTATVLAQALVREGLRNVAAGANPLGLKRGIEKAVEHITENLLKSAKEVETKEQIAATAGISAGDQTIGDLIAEAMDKVGNEGVITVEESNTFGLQLELTEGMRFDKGYISGYFVTDAERQEAVLEDPYILLVSSKISTVKDLLPLLEKVIQAGKPLLIIAEDVEGEALSTLVVNKIRGTFKSVAVKAPGFGDRRKAMLQDMAILTGGQVISEEVGLSLETADVALLGQARKVVVTKDETTIVEGAGDSDAIAGRVAQIRTEIENSDSDYDREKLQERLAKLAGGVAVIKAGAATEVELKERKHRIEDAVRNAKAAVEEGIVAGGGVALLQAAPSLSDLSLSGDEATGANIVRVALSAPLKQIAFNAGLEPGVVAEKVSNLPAGSGLNAATGEYEDLLKAGVADPVKVTRSALQNAASIAALFLTTEAVVADKPEKAAAPAGDPTGGMGGMDF; encoded by the coding sequence ATGGCCAAGACAATTGCGTACGACGAAGAGGCCCGTCGCGGCCTCGAGCGGGGCCTCAACGCCCTCGCCGACGCGGTAAAGGTGACGCTGGGCCCCAAGGGTCGCAACGTCGTCCTGGAGAAGAAGTGGGGCGCCCCCACGATCACCAACGATGGTGTGTCCATCGCCAAGGAGATCGACCTGGAGGACCCGTACGAGAAGATCGGCGCTGAGCTGGTCAAGGAAGTCGCCAAGAAGACCGACGACGTCGCGGGCGACGGCACCACCACCGCCACCGTGCTGGCTCAGGCCCTGGTTCGCGAAGGTCTGCGCAACGTCGCGGCCGGCGCCAACCCGCTCGGCCTCAAGCGCGGCATCGAGAAGGCCGTCGAGCACATCACCGAGAACCTGCTGAAGTCCGCCAAGGAGGTCGAGACCAAGGAGCAGATCGCGGCCACCGCCGGGATCTCTGCGGGCGACCAGACCATCGGCGACCTGATCGCCGAGGCCATGGACAAGGTCGGCAACGAGGGTGTCATCACCGTCGAGGAGTCCAACACCTTCGGCCTGCAGCTGGAGCTCACCGAGGGCATGCGCTTCGACAAGGGCTACATCTCGGGCTACTTCGTCACCGACGCCGAGCGTCAGGAAGCCGTCCTGGAGGATCCCTACATCCTGCTGGTCAGCTCCAAGATCTCCACCGTCAAGGACCTGCTGCCGCTGCTGGAGAAGGTCATCCAGGCCGGCAAGCCGCTGCTGATCATCGCCGAGGACGTCGAGGGCGAGGCCCTGTCGACCCTGGTGGTCAACAAGATCCGCGGCACCTTCAAGTCTGTGGCCGTCAAGGCCCCGGGCTTCGGTGACCGCCGCAAGGCGATGCTGCAGGACATGGCGATCCTCACCGGTGGCCAGGTCATCAGCGAAGAGGTCGGCCTGTCCCTGGAGACCGCCGACGTCGCCCTGCTGGGTCAGGCCCGCAAGGTCGTCGTGACCAAGGACGAGACCACCATCGTCGAGGGCGCCGGTGACTCCGACGCCATCGCCGGCCGGGTGGCCCAGATCCGCACCGAGATCGAGAACAGCGACTCCGACTACGACCGCGAGAAGCTGCAGGAGCGCCTGGCCAAGCTGGCCGGCGGTGTTGCGGTGATCAAGGCCGGGGCTGCCACCGAGGTGGAGCTCAAGGAGCGCAAGCACCGCATCGAGGACGCCGTCCGCAACGCCAAGGCTGCCGTCGAAGAGGGCATCGTCGCCGGTGGCGGCGTGGCCCTGCTGCAGGCCGCCCCGTCGCTGTCGGATCTGTCGCTCTCCGGTGACGAGGCCACCGGCGCGAACATCGTCCGCGTCGCGCTGTCGGCTCCGCTGAAGCAGATCGCCTTCAACGCCGGCCTGGAGCCGGGCGTTGTCGCCGAGAAGGTCTCCAACCTGCCCGCGGGCAGCGGCCTGAACGCCGCCACCGGCGAGTACGAGGACCTGCTGAAGGCCGGCGTCGCCGACCCGGTGAAGGTCACCCGCTCGGCGCTGCAGAACGCGGCGTCCATCGCGGCGCTGTTCCTCACCACCGAGGCCGTCGTCGCCGACAAGCCGGAGAAGGCCGCCGCTCCCGCCGGCGACCCGACCGGTGGCATGGGCGGCATGGACTTCTAA
- a CDS encoding FAD-dependent oxidoreductase, whose protein sequence is MRPIRVAIIGAGPAGIYAADILANEHPEARIDIFDRLPAPYGLVRYGVAPDHPRIKEIIKALRRVLSRDEIRFIGNVNYGSDVKLTDLKRHYDAVIFATGAHRDRALDIPGIDLEGSYGAADFVSWYDGHPDVPRQWPLTAKQVAVLGAGNVALDVARMLAKPADEQLSTEIPDNVYQGLKANQATDVHVFARRGPAQIKFSPMEFRELSHSPSVDVIVHPEGFEIDEGSQEAINKTKSVKLVVNTMMKYLEQEPTGAPHRIHIHLCQSPAEILGEDGKVVALRTEVTELTGDGTVRGTGEFKEWPMQAVYRAVGYLSSPLADVPFDHHEGVIPNEAGRVQDMDGQQAGVYVTGWIKRGPVGLIGHTKSDAAETIKNLLEDLPSISAPEISDPGAILEHLSGNGVDFTTREEWDKLDAHEVALGEAAGRQRIKVVDRDEMVRAGRA, encoded by the coding sequence ATGAGGCCGATCCGTGTCGCCATCATCGGCGCTGGACCTGCGGGTATCTACGCCGCTGACATCCTCGCCAACGAGCATCCGGAAGCCCGGATCGACATTTTCGACCGTCTGCCTGCGCCTTACGGCCTGGTTCGATACGGCGTCGCGCCGGATCATCCGCGCATCAAAGAGATCATCAAGGCGCTGCGCCGGGTGCTCTCCCGCGACGAGATTCGCTTCATCGGCAACGTGAATTACGGCAGCGACGTCAAGCTGACCGACCTCAAACGCCATTATGACGCCGTGATTTTCGCCACAGGCGCGCACCGTGACCGCGCCCTCGACATCCCGGGCATCGACCTCGAGGGCAGCTACGGCGCCGCCGATTTCGTGTCCTGGTACGACGGGCACCCCGACGTTCCGCGGCAATGGCCGCTGACTGCCAAGCAGGTCGCCGTGCTCGGCGCCGGCAACGTGGCCCTGGACGTCGCGCGGATGCTGGCCAAGCCGGCCGACGAGCAGCTGAGCACCGAGATCCCGGACAACGTGTACCAGGGCCTGAAGGCCAACCAGGCCACCGACGTGCACGTGTTCGCCCGCCGCGGCCCGGCCCAGATCAAGTTCTCCCCCATGGAGTTCCGCGAGCTGTCGCACTCCCCGAGCGTCGACGTGATCGTGCACCCGGAGGGCTTCGAGATCGACGAGGGCAGCCAGGAGGCGATCAACAAGACCAAGTCGGTCAAGCTCGTCGTCAACACCATGATGAAGTACCTCGAGCAGGAGCCGACCGGCGCGCCGCACCGGATCCACATCCACCTGTGCCAGTCGCCGGCGGAGATTCTCGGCGAAGATGGCAAGGTCGTCGCGCTGCGCACCGAGGTCACCGAACTGACCGGCGACGGCACCGTGCGCGGCACCGGCGAGTTCAAGGAATGGCCGATGCAGGCGGTGTACCGCGCGGTGGGCTACCTGTCCTCCCCGCTGGCCGACGTGCCGTTCGACCACCACGAAGGCGTCATCCCGAACGAGGCGGGCCGGGTCCAGGACATGGACGGCCAGCAGGCGGGCGTCTACGTCACCGGCTGGATCAAGCGCGGTCCGGTCGGCCTGATCGGGCACACCAAGTCCGACGCCGCCGAGACCATCAAGAACCTGCTGGAGGACCTGCCGTCGATCAGCGCGCCGGAGATCTCCGACCCGGGCGCGATCCTCGAGCACCTGAGCGGCAACGGCGTGGACTTCACCACCCGCGAGGAGTGGGACAAGCTCGACGCCCACGAGGTGGCCCTGGGCGAGGCGGCCGGCCGCCAGCGCATCAAGGTCGTCGACCGCGACGAGATGGTGCGGGCCGGGCGCGCGTAG
- a CDS encoding acyl-CoA synthetase, giving the protein MHPGVFAALTPDKPAVVMSDTGETLTYAALEERSVRLANALRDAGLGRGDVLAVLAENLLETYVFYWAAMRSGLYLTAINHHLTGPEVAYIVNDAQVGALIASAGFADTATAVAAECPAVRLRLAVGGPIPGYDDYDAALSAASPTPPQDQPRGTDFLYSSGTTGRPKGVKPALPEASIDTHVNMLRMLFGAAYGFDADTVYLSPAPLYHAAPLRFGGMIHEVGATVVVMPRFDAAQALTAIEKYRVTHSQWVPTMFVRMLKLADEQRRSHDLSSHRIAIHAAAPCPAEVKHAMIDWWGPILCEYYSSTEAIGVTMIDSAEWLAKPGSVGRSVLGAIHICDDDGRELPVGESGVVYFEREVFPFAYHNNPEKTRGAQHPEHPNWGTTGDIGYLDDDGALYLVDRKDFMIISGGVNIYPQEIEDALALHPDVHDVAVFGVPHPEMGEQVKAVVQAAPGSRPEASALADYLRERVAGYKIPRVIEFIDEMPRTPTGKLLKRTLMG; this is encoded by the coding sequence ATGCACCCAGGGGTTTTCGCCGCGCTGACTCCGGACAAACCGGCCGTCGTCATGTCCGACACCGGCGAAACGTTGACCTACGCGGCCCTTGAGGAACGCTCCGTCCGGCTGGCCAACGCCCTGCGCGATGCCGGTCTGGGTCGCGGCGACGTGCTCGCGGTGTTGGCCGAGAATCTGCTCGAGACCTACGTGTTCTATTGGGCGGCAATGCGATCCGGGCTGTACCTGACCGCGATCAACCACCACCTCACCGGGCCCGAGGTCGCCTACATCGTCAACGACGCGCAAGTCGGCGCGCTCATCGCATCGGCCGGCTTCGCCGACACCGCCACCGCGGTCGCCGCCGAATGCCCGGCGGTGCGGCTCCGGTTGGCCGTCGGCGGCCCGATCCCCGGCTACGACGATTACGACGCCGCGCTGTCCGCGGCGTCGCCGACGCCGCCGCAAGACCAGCCCCGAGGAACGGACTTCCTGTACTCCTCCGGCACCACCGGCCGGCCCAAGGGTGTCAAGCCGGCGCTCCCGGAAGCCTCGATCGACACCCACGTGAACATGCTCCGGATGTTGTTCGGCGCCGCCTACGGGTTCGACGCCGACACTGTCTACCTGTCTCCGGCGCCGCTCTACCACGCCGCGCCGCTGCGGTTCGGCGGCATGATCCACGAAGTCGGCGCGACGGTGGTGGTGATGCCGCGCTTCGACGCCGCCCAAGCCTTGACGGCCATCGAGAAGTATCGCGTCACGCACAGCCAGTGGGTGCCGACCATGTTCGTCCGGATGCTGAAACTCGCCGACGAGCAACGTCGTTCGCACGATCTGTCGTCGCACCGGATCGCCATCCACGCCGCCGCCCCGTGCCCGGCCGAGGTCAAGCACGCGATGATCGACTGGTGGGGACCGATCTTGTGCGAGTACTACTCGTCCACCGAGGCGATCGGCGTCACCATGATCGACTCCGCCGAGTGGCTGGCCAAACCCGGATCCGTCGGCCGGTCGGTGCTTGGCGCCATCCACATCTGCGACGACGACGGTCGTGAACTTCCGGTCGGGGAGTCCGGCGTCGTCTACTTCGAGCGCGAGGTGTTCCCCTTCGCCTATCACAACAACCCCGAAAAGACCCGCGGCGCACAGCATCCCGAGCATCCGAACTGGGGCACCACCGGCGACATCGGTTACCTCGACGACGACGGCGCCCTCTACCTGGTGGACCGCAAGGACTTCATGATCATTTCCGGCGGGGTCAACATCTACCCGCAGGAAATTGAGGACGCCCTCGCGCTGCACCCCGACGTGCACGACGTCGCGGTGTTCGGCGTTCCGCATCCGGAAATGGGCGAGCAGGTGAAAGCCGTCGTACAGGCCGCGCCCGGATCCCGGCCCGAGGCGTCCGCGCTGGCCGACTACCTGCGCGAACGCGTCGCCGGCTACAAGATCCCGCGGGTCATCGAGTTCATCGACGAGATGCCGCGCACCCCAACGGGCAAGCTGCTCAAGCGCACGCTGATGGGCTGA
- a CDS encoding DUF1648 domain-containing protein, producing MRIPTKLFLIALVAFLAAWVWFGLSAPAAVPAHFNAAGQVDRWDSKFAFLAVIGVLAAVLALLFGTMRHWLGKMPAGLINLPSRRAHAYWTAEERRAELDDAVADCMECVGAACLLLMTAILGISGWVAAGHAVGVGVFVALLIGFLAVTAGAIAYLLRRLRVPPQS from the coding sequence GTGCGAATCCCGACAAAGTTGTTCCTGATCGCGCTGGTGGCCTTCCTGGCCGCGTGGGTGTGGTTCGGCCTATCGGCCCCGGCCGCGGTGCCCGCGCATTTCAACGCCGCCGGTCAGGTCGACCGGTGGGATTCCAAGTTCGCCTTCCTGGCCGTCATCGGGGTGCTCGCCGCAGTGCTGGCGCTGCTATTCGGGACGATGCGCCACTGGCTCGGCAAGATGCCGGCCGGGTTGATCAATCTGCCGTCGCGGCGGGCGCACGCCTACTGGACCGCCGAAGAGCGCCGCGCCGAACTCGATGACGCCGTCGCCGACTGCATGGAGTGCGTGGGCGCGGCGTGCCTGCTGCTGATGACGGCGATCCTGGGGATCTCCGGCTGGGTCGCGGCGGGTCACGCCGTCGGCGTCGGGGTGTTCGTCGCGTTGCTGATCGGATTTCTCGCCGTCACCGCCGGGGCGATCGCCTACCTGTTGCGGCGACTCCGGGTTCCTCCGCAGAGCTGA
- a CDS encoding type II toxin-antitoxin system PemK/MazF family toxin, whose product MSAREICLAKLDKTRPVVVLTRALARPAMTKVTVAPITTTVKGLSSEVPVGPENGLDRAGAISLDNVVTIPTRLLGRTVGVLTDAQERQLAAAAVLAYDLDVSLLSE is encoded by the coding sequence ATGAGCGCCCGCGAGATCTGCCTGGCCAAGCTGGACAAGACCAGGCCGGTGGTGGTGCTGACTCGCGCCCTGGCGCGGCCGGCGATGACGAAGGTGACCGTCGCGCCGATCACGACGACGGTCAAAGGGCTGAGTAGCGAGGTGCCCGTCGGCCCGGAGAACGGTCTCGACCGCGCGGGGGCCATCTCGCTGGACAACGTGGTGACCATCCCGACGCGACTGCTCGGGCGGACCGTCGGGGTCCTCACCGACGCGCAGGAACGCCAGCTCGCCGCGGCGGCCGTGCTTGCCTATGACCTGGATGTTTCGCTGCTCTCCGAGTGA
- a CDS encoding YlcI/YnfO family protein, whose translation MSTQIAVRLPDALVTALDRVVAAGRARSRASLVEAALERELRRLAAERDVERLAEYGAGDDLDGLVEWTAEALHARE comes from the coding sequence ATGAGCACTCAGATCGCGGTTCGGTTGCCCGACGCTCTGGTCACCGCGCTGGACCGTGTGGTCGCGGCCGGCCGTGCGCGCAGCCGCGCGTCCCTGGTGGAAGCGGCCCTGGAGCGGGAACTCCGTCGATTGGCTGCTGAGCGTGACGTGGAGCGCCTCGCCGAGTACGGCGCCGGCGACGATCTCGACGGTCTTGTGGAATGGACCGCCGAGGCTCTCCACGCTCGGGAATGA
- a CDS encoding PIN domain-containing protein, with the protein MIVVADTSAVLAAFDAGETEHQSARLVMASEQLVISPTVLTELDHLMRRNFGFRAALAAVEALTDRIADGDYVLAPVANDDLIAAAGVRTAYAGLELDLADGLGVVIADRYRTNRIFTLDLRDFRAITPLTPGFGSFTILPADG; encoded by the coding sequence GTGATCGTCGTCGCCGACACCTCCGCGGTGCTGGCGGCATTCGATGCCGGTGAGACCGAGCACCAATCCGCGAGGTTGGTGATGGCCTCGGAACAGCTGGTCATCTCGCCCACTGTGCTGACCGAACTCGACCACCTGATGCGCCGGAATTTCGGCTTCCGGGCCGCGCTCGCCGCCGTGGAGGCGCTGACCGACCGGATAGCGGACGGGGACTATGTGTTGGCGCCGGTCGCCAACGACGATCTGATCGCCGCCGCAGGAGTCCGAACTGCCTACGCAGGCCTGGAACTGGATCTCGCCGACGGGCTCGGCGTGGTCATCGCGGATCGGTACCGCACCAACCGGATCTTCACCCTGGACCTCCGCGACTTCCGCGCCATCACGCCTCTGACGCCTGGCTTCGGCAGCTTCACCATCCTGCCCGCCGACGGGTGA
- a CDS encoding CopG family transcriptional regulator, whose translation MHKTTVYLPVELDVRLEAEARAEGVSKAELIRRGVAKLLDESQRPRQAKPMPVFDSGRSRAVDEIKAELVDEIADRAARR comes from the coding sequence ATGCACAAGACCACGGTGTATCTGCCGGTCGAACTCGATGTTCGCCTGGAGGCTGAGGCGCGGGCGGAGGGCGTCAGCAAGGCTGAGTTGATTCGCCGTGGTGTCGCGAAACTGCTGGACGAAAGCCAGCGGCCCCGGCAGGCGAAGCCAATGCCCGTGTTCGACAGCGGGCGTAGCCGCGCCGTTGACGAGATCAAAGCCGAGTTGGTCGACGAGATCGCCGACCGAGCGGCGCGCCGGTGA
- a CDS encoding DEAD/DEAH box helicase, with protein sequence MPAEIAPSTQALRGWQRRALVKYLAAKPRDFLAVATPGAGKTTFALRIAGELLAERTVDQVTIVVPTEHLKVQWAQAAARNGIALDPRFSNSNSQTSSEYHGVVVTYAQVASHPTRHRVRTENRKTLVIFDEIHHGGDSKSWGEAIREAFDDATRRLSLTGTPFRSDDSPIPFVEYEPDGAGYQRSKADHVYGYSDALADGVVRPVVFLAYSGEARWRDSAGEEYSARLGEPLSAEHTARAWRTALDPAGEWMPAVLAAADRRLTQKRAHVPDAGAMVIASDQTTARAYAELLRKITGEIPTIVLSDDPGSSDRISAYSDSDSRWLVAVRMVSEGVDVPRLSVGVYATSASTPLFFAQAIGRFVRSRLAGETASIFLPSVPNLLQLASELEEQRNHVLGKPHREESLDEDPLDAELAAQRREEKSEEEKGFESLGADAELDQVIFDGSSFGTATPAGSDEEADYLGIPGLLDAGQMRDLLSRRQDAQLQKRTASGELPKVASTHGQLRELRRELNSLVSATHHKSGKPHGWIHNELRRRCGGPPVAAANREQLQERIEAIRTLHREL encoded by the coding sequence GTGCCGGCTGAGATAGCGCCCAGCACCCAGGCTTTGCGGGGCTGGCAGCGACGAGCTTTGGTGAAATACCTGGCCGCCAAGCCACGCGACTTCCTGGCCGTGGCCACCCCCGGCGCGGGAAAAACCACCTTCGCGCTGCGGATCGCCGGCGAACTGCTGGCCGAGCGGACCGTCGACCAGGTGACGATCGTCGTCCCAACCGAGCACCTCAAGGTGCAGTGGGCCCAGGCCGCCGCCCGCAACGGCATCGCACTGGACCCACGGTTCTCCAACTCGAACTCCCAGACCTCCAGCGAGTACCACGGCGTCGTCGTGACCTACGCCCAGGTCGCCAGCCATCCGACCCGGCACCGGGTTCGCACCGAGAACCGCAAGACCCTGGTGATCTTCGATGAGATCCACCACGGCGGCGACTCGAAGAGCTGGGGCGAGGCCATCCGGGAGGCGTTCGACGACGCCACCCGGCGGCTGTCCCTGACCGGCACCCCCTTCCGCAGCGACGACAGCCCCATCCCGTTCGTCGAGTACGAGCCCGACGGCGCCGGCTACCAGCGCTCGAAGGCCGACCACGTCTACGGCTACTCCGACGCGCTGGCCGACGGCGTGGTCCGCCCGGTGGTGTTCCTGGCCTACTCCGGCGAGGCCCGCTGGCGCGACAGCGCTGGCGAGGAGTACTCCGCCCGGCTCGGCGAACCGCTGAGCGCTGAGCACACCGCCCGCGCCTGGCGCACCGCGCTGGACCCGGCCGGCGAGTGGATGCCCGCGGTGCTCGCCGCCGCCGACCGCCGGCTCACCCAGAAACGCGCGCACGTGCCGGACGCCGGCGCGATGGTCATCGCCTCCGACCAGACCACCGCCCGGGCCTACGCCGAACTGCTCAGAAAGATCACCGGCGAGATCCCGACCATCGTGCTGTCCGACGACCCCGGATCCTCGGACCGGATCAGCGCCTACTCCGACTCCGACTCCCGCTGGCTGGTGGCGGTGCGGATGGTCTCCGAAGGGGTGGACGTGCCCCGGCTGAGCGTCGGGGTGTACGCGACCAGCGCCTCCACCCCGCTGTTCTTCGCCCAGGCCATCGGCCGGTTCGTGCGGTCCCGACTGGCCGGGGAGACCGCCAGCATCTTCCTGCCGTCGGTGCCGAACCTGCTGCAACTGGCCAGCGAGCTGGAGGAACAGCGCAACCACGTGCTCGGCAAGCCGCACCGCGAGGAAAGCCTCGACGAGGATCCGCTGGACGCCGAGCTGGCCGCGCAGCGCCGCGAAGAGAAGTCCGAAGAGGAGAAGGGCTTCGAGTCCCTCGGCGCCGACGCCGAGCTCGACCAGGTGATCTTCGACGGATCGTCGTTCGGCACCGCCACCCCCGCCGGCAGCGACGAGGAGGCCGACTACCTCGGCATCCCCGGTCTGCTGGACGCCGGACAGATGCGCGACCTGCTGTCCCGTCGCCAGGACGCCCAGCTGCAGAAGCGGACCGCCTCCGGGGAGCTGCCGAAGGTGGCGTCCACCCACGGGCAGTTGCGCGAGCTGCGTCGCGAGCTCAACTCGCTGGTGTCGGCCACCCACCACAAGTCCGGCAAGCCGCACGGCTGGATCCACAACGAGCTGCGCCGCCGCTGCGGCGGGCCGCCGGTGGCCGCCGCCAACCGGGAGCAGCTCCAAGAGCGCATCGAGGCGATCCGGACGCTGCACCGGGAGCTGTGA
- a CDS encoding DUF3592 domain-containing protein, whose protein sequence is MSVRSSIEDMDVPAIVGWIFGVLGALLTIGACVWGAVDIAMIRASDETTGVVVGRHAVTSTDSDGHRSVTYRIDVRYEVDGVPYTHTPSGSSNPAPHVGDKVGVYYRPENPSDARMGGALPWMGHMIVLILGFVFFAVAMLLFFVRRRLGS, encoded by the coding sequence GTGAGCGTGCGATCGAGCATCGAGGACATGGACGTCCCGGCCATCGTGGGCTGGATCTTCGGTGTGCTCGGCGCGCTGCTCACCATCGGCGCCTGTGTCTGGGGCGCCGTCGACATCGCCATGATCCGCGCCTCCGATGAGACCACCGGCGTCGTGGTCGGCCGGCATGCGGTGACCTCGACCGATTCCGACGGCCACCGCAGCGTCACCTACCGGATCGACGTCCGCTACGAGGTCGACGGGGTCCCCTACACGCACACTCCCTCCGGCTCGTCGAACCCGGCGCCGCATGTCGGCGACAAGGTTGGCGTCTATTACCGCCCGGAGAATCCCTCGGACGCGCGGATGGGCGGCGCGCTGCCCTGGATGGGGCACATGATCGTGCTCATCCTGGGGTTCGTCTTCTTCGCCGTGGCGATGTTGCTGTTCTTCGTCCGTCGGCGTCTGGGCTCCTAG